In Aminiphilus circumscriptus DSM 16581, the sequence CTCGACCTGGAGGGCATCGACGGCATTCTCCGGGGGCGAAGCGTGCTCGTCACCGGAGCGGGAGGGTCCATCGGCAGCGAGATCTGCCGGCAGGTGCTGGCCCACGGTCCGCGGGAGCTGGTGCTCCTCGGGCATGGGGAACATTCCATCTACACGCTTCTGGAGGAGCTGGGAAAGCTCAGTCCGGCCCCTCCGTTGCGGGCGGTCATCGGTGACGTGGCGGATGCCCGGACCATGGAAGGCCTTTTTCGCGAGACTCGTCCGGGCGTGGTGTTCCATGCCGCCGCACACAAACATGTTCCTCTCATGGAGTTCAATGCCCGGGAGGCGCTTCGGGTGAACGCCCTCGGCACATGGACCGTGGCGCGCCTCGCCGGGGAATACGGCGCGGAGCGCCTGGTGCTCATCTCCACGGACAAGGCGGTGAACCCCACGAGTGTCATGGGGGCCACCAAGCGGCTGGCGGAGATGCTGCTCCAGGAGGCCCAGAGCGCCTATCCCGGAACGGCCTATCTGGCGGTACGTTTCGGAAACGTCCTCGGCAGCCGGGGGAGCGTGGTTCCCAAGTTCGAGAGGCAGATCAGGGATGGCGGTCCCCTGACGGTGACCCACCCGGAGATGCGGCGCTACTTCATGCTCATTCCCGAGGCGGTGAGCCTTGTGCTCCAGGCCGCGTCCATCGGCGAGGGAGGCGAACTCTTCGTGCTCGACATGGGCGAACCCGTGCGCATCGCCGCCCTGGCGGAAATGCTCATCCGCCTTCACGGCTACAGACCCAACGGGGATATCCCCATTGTCTACACCGGACTTCGTCCCGGGGAAAAACTTTTCGAGGAACTCTTCTACGATCCGGATCATGTCCTGCGGACCACGCACGAAAAAATCTTCGCCGCCCGCCTCGAAGCGAGGTCCGGCGAACGCCTGGCCGAGGCGCTCGCCAGTGCCCTTGCCGGAGGGGACGAGGAGGCGAGGGCACTGCTCCGGGCGTGGGTGCCCACCTATGCTCCCGGAGGAGGAATGCCCGCGGAGGAGTGTTCGGCGTGAGACGGGCTCCCGCGGCGGAGTCGAGGACAAAACGCTGTTTTGACGTGGCCGTCTCCGGGGCGGCGCTGATCCTGCTTTCTCCGCTCTTCGCACTGTTGGCTCTTTTGGTTCGCCTTCGTCTCGGTTCGCCGGTTTTCTTTCGGCAGATGCGCCCGGGGCTTTTGGGAAAACCCTTTTCGATGGTGAAATTCCGTACCATGACCGACGCAAGAGATGCGGAGGGGCGGCTTCTTCCCGATGAAGAGCGCTTGACTCCTTTCGGGCGTTTTCTCCGGAGTACGAGTCTGGACGAGCTTCCCGAGCTGTGGAACGTCCTGCGGGGGGACATGAGCCTCGTGGGGCCGCGCCCCCTTCTGTTGGCCTATCTGGACCGCTATTCTCCGGAGCAGGCCCGCAGGCACGAGGTGCGTCCTGGTATCACTGGTCTCGCTCAGGTGAACGGCCGCAACGCCCTCACCTGGGAGGAGAAGTTCCGCCTCGACGTGGTTTACGTGGACACCTGGACCTTTGGCCTCGACCTGCGGATTCTGGCGAAGACCGTCGTTGCCGTGCTTCGCCGGGAGGGGATCGCCGCGCCGGGGCAGAGCACAGTGGAGGAGTTCCGAGGAAACGGCGAGGAGCGGAGGTAAAAGGATGAAGCGTTTCGTGATTGGTGGTGGAGGACACGGCAAGGTGGTGGTGAGCCTCCTCCATGCGTGCGGTCTCGCCGTGGACGCCGTGCTCGACGATGCACCTTCCCGGTGGGGGGAGACGCTTCTCGGCATTCCCGTGGCGGGGCCGACGGAGCTGTTCCTTGGGCGTGACGAACCGCGGGCGATTTTGGCGATAGGAGGAAATGTTCGCCGTCTTTCCCTGGCGCGCCGCTTTTCCCGGGTGCACTGGGAGACGGTGGTCCACCCCCGGGCGTGGGTGCACGAATCAGTCCGGATCGGCCCCGGCACGGTGGTCTTCGCCGGAGCGATCCTTCAGCCGGGGTCGGAGATCGGAGCGCACTGCATCGTCAATACAGGAGCCGTTGCGGACCATGACTGCCGCATCGGTGACGGTGTACACCTTGCGCCGGGAACGTGCCTCGCCGGAGGCGTGACTCTGGGAAAGGGCGTCTTTTTCGGCGTGCGGAGCGCGGCGATTCCAGGTGTCTCCGTCGGGGACTGGACAATCGTGGGGGCAGGGGGTGTGGTGGTGCGGGATCTTCCGGAGCGCGTCGTCGCCGTAGGGGTGCCCGCCCGTCCTCTACGTCCCCTTCGGAAGGACGAGCTTCCAGAAGAGGAGTGATTTTTCGGGAGGCGAGCACTCCCGGAAAGAGCGAATCCTGGAAGAAGCGCCTCTCGGCACAAAGCGCTTCTTGTGTGTGCCGCGTTTTCGCGGCACACAGGGAGGAACGCAGAGCCTCGCGGGTTCGTGAAGCGGAAAACGACGCGAAGACGCGCCGCGGAAAAAGGCAGGAGGATATCATGAACGAGTGTCCCGGAGCACAGCAGATCCAGTCCCGCATCTATCTCTCGCCGCCGCACATGAGCGGGTGCGAGATGGACTATGTCAAGGAGGCCTTCGACAGCAACTGGATCGCGCCACTGGGGCCCCACGTGGATGCCTTCGAAAGGGAACTCGCCTCTCGGGTGGGTGTTCCGGCGGCGCTTGCCCTCAGCTCGGGTACGGCGGCGCTCCACCTCGCCATGAAACTGCTCGGAATCCGGCGGGGCGACCGGGTCTTCTGCTCCTCCCTCACCTTTTCCGCCAGCGTAAACCCCGTGCTCTACGAGGGAGGCGTTCCGGTCTTTCTCGACGCGGAGCCGGAGTCGTGGAACATGTCCCCGTCTGCGCTCGAGCGGGCGCTCGCCGACGCCGACCGGAAAGGAACCCTTCCCAAGGCGGTGATCGTGGTGCATCTCTATGGACAGAGCGCGGACATGGATCCCCTGCGGGAACTCTGCGGCAGGTACGGCGTTCCCCTCGTGGAGGACGCGGCGGAATCCCTGGGCGCCACCTACAAGGGGAAGGAGAGCGGCACCTTCGGCGTCTACGGAATCTATTCCTTCAACGGCAACAAGATTATCACCACCGGCGGCGGCGGCATGCTCGTGGCGCACGATTCCGAGGCGATCCGGAAGGCCCGTTTTTGGGCGACCCAGGCCCGCGATCCGGCGCCGCACTACCAGCACTCGGAGATCGGCTACAACTACCGCATGAGCAATCTCCTCGCTGCTGTCGGGCGAGGGCAGCTCACCGTGCTGGACGACCGCATCCGGGCTCGACGGACCATCTTCGAGCGCTACGTTGCGGCGTTGGGCGATCTTCCTGGCGTGGCTTTCATGCCCGAACCGGCCTGGAGTCGTTCCAACCGATGGCTCTCCGTGCTCACCCTCGATCCGAACGCGACGGCGCACACTCCCGGGGAACTCCTCGCCGCCCTGGAAGCGGAGAACATCGAGGCCCGTCCCGTCTGGAAACCCATGCATCTGCAACCCCTCTTCTCTGGCACTCTGTTCTATCCGCATGGCGGTGTCGCGCCCGAAGCCGCTTCCCGGGGCGAACCGGACCTCCGGGGAAGCAGCGTGTCGGACCGCCTCTTCGCCACGGGGCTTTGTCTTCCCTCGGGATCGGCGCTTTCCGGGGAAGAGCAGGACCGGGTGATCCGATGCGTGCGGCGCTGCCTCGAAGCGAGAGTGTGAGGACCGTGTCGTTCCGGGAATTCGTCCAATTCTCCTTTTCCATGGTCTCGTTTCGGGGGGCGCAGCGACGAGAAAGGGGATGGCGCAGCGTGGACGCCCTGACAGGGCGGCGTTGTGCCCCGCCCGAGGAGGCGTTTCTTCCGTGAACTCCGACGCTGCGCCGAAGCTTCTCTTCGTCGCCACCGTTTCGGTGACGCTGCGGAGTTTCCTCCTCCCCTACGCACGGTATTTCCGCTCTCTGGGCTGGCGGGTGGACGGCGCCGCCGACGGCGTCTCCGGATGTCCTTCCTGCGCCGCCGCGTTCGACGCGGTGCACGAGGTGCCCTTCTCCCGAAATCCCCTGGCCGTGCCATCCCTCGTGACGGCCGCAAGGCGCCTTCGCCTTCTCGCGGAGGCGGAAAAATATGATCTTGTGCATGTCCATACTCCCGTGGCGGCCTTCGTCACCCGCCTGGCTCTGCGGCGGCTGCGGTCCCGGGGACTCCGGATGGTCTACACGGCCCACGGGTTCCACTTTTTCGAGGGGGGGCCGCCCCTGCGGAACGCGCTGTTTCTGGCGCTGGAAAAACTCGCCGGAAACTGGACTGACCGGCTCTTAGTGATCAACGGCGAGGATGAGGCGGCGGCGCGGCGCCACCATCTTGTGCCGCCGGAACGGCTTCGCCTGTTTCCCGGAGTGGGCGTGGACACCGCCGCCTTCTCCCGGGAAGGTGTGGATCCCAGGTGCGTCGCCGCCCTACGCAAGGAATTGCAGCTCCCCGAGGAGGCGCCGTTCTTCCTGATGGTGGCGGAGTTCAATCCGGGCAAGCGCCATCGCGATCTGTTGCGGGCCTTCGCAGGACTACCGCCTCTTGCGCCTGCTCCGTACCTGGTCTGCGCCGGAGAAGGGCCGCTTCTGGAGGCGACGAAGCGGCTGGCGGTGGCGCTCGGCGTGGCGGAACGCGTGCGCTTTCCCGGCTACCGCCGGGATGTGAAGGTCTTGCTCAAGGGCGCCGCCGCCCTCGTCCTTCCCTCCGAGCGGGAGGGGCTTCCGGTGAGCGTCCTCGAAGCGCTTGCCATGAAGACCCCCGTGATCGGGGCGGATGCCCGGGGAATCCGGGATTTGCTCCAGGACGACTGCGGTCTTCTCGTTCCCGTGGGGGACACGGTCGCGTTGCGCACGGCCCTCTGCCAGATTCTCGCCCACCCGCAGGAAGCCAGGGCCCGGGCGGAGCGGGGGCGTCGCCGGGCTCTCGAAATGGACACGTCACGTCTGCTCGCCCTTACCGAGGCGCTCTACCGGGAGCTTTTGGGAACGGCATGAACGCCTGAAAAAAAGAAAAAACGGAAAACGCTTCCGGGATTGGCTCTTCGAACCGGATCGCTCGTCGGATCACTCCTTGTTCCTTCTGGGAGGACAAGGAGATGTGCGGAAAAAAGGAGTCGTGTTTGTTCATGACCTATCGCATCGGCGTTGTCGGATTGGGATATGTGGGCATTCCTCTTGCCGTGGCCTTCGCGAAAAAGTTTCCCGTCGTGGGTTACGACATCGACGAGGAACGCATCGAAGGGCTCCGGAACGGGTTCGACCGCACCGGAGAAGTCTCGCCGGAGGAGCTTCGGGCGTCGTCGCTCCGGGTCACCTCCCAACCGGAGGGCCTTCGGGGGTGCAACGTTCTGATCGTCACCGTGCCCACTCCCGTGGACCGGTGGAACCGGCCCGATCTCGGTCCCGTGATCCGGGCTACCGAGGCGGTGGGTTCCGTGCTTTCTCCCAGGAGCATCGTGGTCTACGAATCCACGGTCTATCCCGGGGTCACGGAGGAGATCTGCCGCCCCTTGCTCGCCCGGGTGTCGGGACTTGTGCCGGGCGAGGATTTCACCGTGGGCTATTCGCCGGAGCGTATCAACCCCGGGGACAGAAACCATCGGGTGCATACTATCGTGAAGGTCGTCAGCGGCGAGGACCCAAAGACCCTCGAGGCCGTTGCGGAGGTGTACGGGGCCATCGTCGAGGCGGGCGTGCATGCCTGCCCGAGCATCCGCGTCGCCGAAGCGGCCAAGGTGATCGAGAACACCCAGCGGGATCTGAACATCGCCCTCATGAACGAACTGGCCCTTCTCTTCGACCGGATGGACATTCGCACCGAGGATGTGCTCCGCGCCGCGGGAACGAAGTGGAACTTTCTTCCCTTCCGACCTGGGCTCGTTGGAGGACACTGCATCGGCGTGGATCCCTACTATCTCACCTTCAAGGCGGAGGAAGTGGGGTACATTCCCCAGGTCATCCTCGCCGGACGGCGCATCAACGACGACATGGGGCGCTTCGTGGCGCGGAAAACGGTGAAACTTCTCTCCCGGGCCGGATATTCTCCCCGCGAGGTCCGGGTGGGCATTTTCGGCCTCACCTTCAAGGAGAACGTGCCGGATCTGCGCAACAGCCGTGTGCCGGACATTGTGGAGGAACTCCGTTCCTTCGGAATCGCGTCGCTCGTGGCGGATCCCCTTGTCACGAGCGCCGAGGCGGAGCGGGAGTACGGTTTGACCCTCACGCCTCTTGAGGAGATGCGCGACCTCGACGCGGTGATCCTCGCCGTGGCGCACGACGACTACCGGGAGCGGGGAAGCACCTTTTTCGAGGAGATCCTGCGGGAGCGCAAGGGGATTTTCGTGGACGTGAAATCCCTCTTTGAACCGGAACATTTCGGCAAGGACGTGCTCTACTGGAGCTTGTAGAGCGCCTCGCGCTGGAGGTGGTGCACATCGTGCCGTCAAGGCCCATGATGCAGTCCGTGGCGGTGCGGTTTTTGCGCTGCGGCGGACTTTCGCGCATCGATGGGCGTCGGCGTCGCCGAAAGCGGCGCCCATGATGGCGTCATCGTTCGTGATCGGTGTTGCGGCGGTGTCCGCGCCGCAGCATGGCGTTGCGGCATGTCGTGTGCTTTTTGTGTCTGTGGTGTGTCCGTAACGTGGAGGAGGCGCCGAGATCTTCCGAGACGCCTCCCTGAGAGGAGCGATTTTGATGACCGAAGAAAAATTCCACGAACGCGCCGGCGGAAGTCCCCTTCCCTACGGCCTTCCCCGGTCCGTTCTGGACGATCTGCTCGCCTCACCGCGGTACTGGCTCGTCACCGGTGCCGCCGGGTTCATCGGCTCCAACCTCGTGGAGGCTCTGCTGCGCCTTTCTCAGCGCGTGGTGGGGCTCGACAACTTCCTCACGGGGCGCCGCAGAAACCTGGAGGAGGTTCTGGCCTCCTGCGGCGACGAGGCGGCGAAGCGCTTTCGCTTCGTCGAGGGAGATATCCGCAACGCCGCAGCCTGTCGCGAGGCCTGCGAGGGTGTGGACGTGGTGCTTCATCACGCCGCGCTCGGGAGCGTCCCCCGCTCTCTCGAGGATCCTCTGACCAGCCATGAGGTGAACGTGGACGGCTTCGTCCACATGCTCCTCGCCGCCCGGGACGCGAAAGTTTCCCGCTTCGTCTACGCCTCGTCGAGTTCGGTCTACGGAGACCACCCCACCCTGCCCAAGGTGGAAGAGGCAATCGGCAAACCGCTTTCCCCCTACGCACTCACCAAGCGCATCAACGAGGACTATGCGGCGGTGTTTTCCTCCGTCTTCGGCCTTTCCTGCCTTGGCTTCCGCTATTTCAACGTCTTCGGTCCCCGTCAGGATCCGGAGGGTCCCTACGCGGCGGTCATTCCCCGGTGGTTCGCGGCCCTCGCCGAGGGAAAACCTGTCTCCATCTACGGCGACGGCGAGACCAGCCGCGACTTCTGTCACGTGGACAATGTCGTGCAGGCAAATCTGCTCGCCGGAACAAGCAGTGTGCAGGGAGTTTTCAACGTCGCTGTTGGAGAGCGCGTCACCCTCAACGAACTCTACGAAATCGTCCGGGATCTGGTCGAGCCTGTCCGTCCCGATGCGGCGCTTCTCCGCCCCCTCTACGAGCCCTTCCGCCCCGGGGATGTGCGCCATTCTCTCGCGGACGTGACGAAGGCCAAAACCCTTTTGGGATACACTCCTGTTCTGACCGTTCGGGAAGGGTTGCGTGCCTGCGCCGCGTGGTATCTCCGACGGGGTGTCTGACTTTCTGACGCGGAAGGAGCTTCAAGAGCGTCTTCTGCGATGGGGAAGAGCGATTTTTGTGCTTGACATAAAGCGTATCGAGTCATATTCTTACTCGTAACAGCGCAATCCTTTGGGTGCGTTTCTTGGTAGGGGAGTTGTTCTCGTGCTCGATTCCCTCATCACCTCAAAAACCCGTATCAAGCTTCTGTGCAAGTTCTTCCTGAACCCCGAGGCCCGCAGCTACCTTCGGGAGCTTTCCGACGAGTTCGGCGAGTCCACCAACGCCGTGCGGGTGGAACTCAACCGTCTCGAAAAGGCGGGACTTCTCGCCTCCGAGACGGAGGGGCGGACAAAGGTCTTTTCCGCCAACACGCAGCACACCCTCTTTCCCGAAATCCACAATCTCGTCCGCAAAACCCTCGGCATCGACCAGCTCGTGGAACGTGTCCTCTCGCGCATCGGCAATCTGCACATGGCCTTCATCACCGGCGACTACGCCCGCGGCGTTGACTCGGGCATTCTCGACCTTGTGCTTGTGGGGGATATCGACTGGAACTACCTGCAGCGTCTCGTGAGCACCGCCGAGGAGATCCTCAAGCGGAAGATCCGCATTCTTGTCCTCAGAGCGGATGAAGTGGAGCACATGAAAGACTCGCTTTGCCTTGACAAGGCCCTGGTGGTCTGGACCGCCAACGGAGCGGAAAGCTGATTTCATGGGTGTCCGTGCGGAATTGAGAGTCCTCCATGCCAACTGCATCGGCAACCCTTCCTCCGGCGTTCTCTATCAGTTGAGAGCGGAACAGCGGTCTGCCGAAGAACTTGGTCTTCCCTGGTCTGTTTCTCTGTGGACGAACACAAAAACGTCGGAGCCTTTTGCGCATTTCTTTCCTCGGCCTTTCTCGGGAGACATGGCGAGACGATTTTTTTTCTCCAGAGAAATGCGACGTCGCAGAAAAGAATACGACGTTCTTCTCGTTCGTTATGTGACGGCGGATCCGTTTTTTGCCTTTTTTCTTGACGGGACGCGTCCATGTCTGACGGTTCATCACACGAAAGAAATCGATGAAATAGCGGCAGGTGCTCGCTCCTTCAAGTGTTGCGCTGCTCTTGCGATGGAACGCTTTTGGGGTTCGAAAACGCTCGGACGGGTCGATGGCATCATCGGCGTTACTGAAGAAATTCTGAAGTATGAGCGAAGCAGGGCTGGTTGTCCCGTGCCGGGATTTGTTCTGCCCAACGGAATCTCTCTTGCCGACGTGCCCCTTGCCTCAGACAAACGAGGTAGGGGCCCCATCCGGATCGCTTTCGTCGCATCTTCCTTTGCGCCCTGGCACGGCTTGGACAAAGTTCTCGCGGTCTTGCAAGATTTTTCCGAACCGGTGATGCTGCACCTTGTGGGCGCGGTTTCGGAGCGGGAACAAAACCTCATTGCCCGGCATCCCCGGTTGCGCTCTCAAGTGCTTCTTCACGGCCTTCTGGATCGAAACGCCCTGGCCGCCGTTCTTGAGGAATGCGACTGCACCCTCTCTTCGTTCGCCTTGGAGAGAAACAACATGTGTGAAGCGACGACGCTGAAGGTGAGGGAATCTCTTGCGGCGGGAATTCCCGTGCTCTCGGGTCATCGGGATTCTGCGTTTCCCGAAGAGTTCCCCTTTTACAGGAATATTGAGATCCGGGATCTTCCGGAAGCCCTCGAGACCGTGAAAAAATGGCGCGAAGTGCCCAGAGATCGAGTCCGTTCTCTTGCGGCTCCGTTCATTGACAAGAAAGAGATTCTTCGCCGCGCATACCATAAACTTTTGGACCTTTTTTCGTGAATGAGTGGGTTTTTCAAGAAGCGCTTTCTTCGTGAGGAGGAGTCTTTGTTGCAACAAAGAACAGTCGTTTCCCTTGTCGGTGCACGGCCACAATTTATCAAAGAAGCCCTCATTGGAAAACTTGCGAGAGAGCGACACATCTGGCGCCATGTGCTCGTTCACTCCGGGCAGCACTACGACGCCAACATGTCCGACGTGTTCTTTCGGCAGCTCGGCATCGCGTCTCCGGACTATCAACTCGGCGTTGGTTCCGCATCGCACGGCAAACAGACCGGAGATGTCCTTGTCCGCTTCGAGGAATTGCTCGTCGCCGAGCGACCAGACCTTGTTCTTGTCTATGGCGATACGAACACCACGCTTGCGGGGGCGCTCGCGGCGGCAAAACTTCGAATTCCTCTCGCGCACGTAGAGGCGGGGATCCGCCAGGCACCGAAAGACATGCCCGAGGAAATCAACCGGGTGCTCACGGATCACGTGTCGCAATTGCTCTTTTGTTGTTCCGACGCCGCAGCGACGAATCTCCGGGAGGAAAATATTCGCGAAGGTGTGCACGTTGTAGGGGATGTCATGTTCGATGTGTTCAAGGTGATGAAACCGCTCTTCGACCGGGGGGACATATTGAACAAAAACGGCCTCGTGCCCGGCGGCTTCTTTCTCGCCACCGTCCACAGAGATTTCAACGTGGATCACAAGGAGCCCCTGGAAGAAATTCTTTCCGGTCTTCGACGAATTGCCCGCCGGACGTCGTTGCGCTGCGTGCTTCCTCTGCACCCGCGAACAGCCAGAAAAATCGAAGAGTTTTCTCTCCAACCGCTTTTGGAAAGTCTTTGTGTTACGGAACCTTTGGGATATGTTGAACTGATGTCGTTACTTCTACATGCTGCATTTGTCGTCACCGATAGTGGAGGGTTGCAAAAGGAAGCATGGTTCGCTGGCAGGCGTTCTCTCGTGCTCATGCCCGACACAGGCTGGCGCGAACTCATTTCCTGCGGATGGAACGTCCTTTGCGCACCAGCGCAGGAAGAAATGGAACGCAGAGTCCTTGATTTCCTGAGCGAGCGGGTCTCATGCCCCGAGGGTGTCTACGGTTACGGTGATGCGGCGGAGAAAATCGTCGTCGCTATCAAAAAGTTTCTGACGAGCGTTTCACGGTAAAAACGCTCGTTGCTCGTTCATCAAAAGGAGATGACGTTCCCATGTCCGGAAAGAATTTCGCCCTGATCGGTGCCTCAGGATATGTTGCTCCTCGCCATATGCGCGCCATACGAGATACGGGAAACCGACTCGTGGCAGCGACGGATCCTGCGGATTCGGTGGGTATTCTCGACAGTTTCGGTTTCGACATCGCTTTTTTCCCCGAGTTCGAGCGATTCGACCGTCACGTGGAAAAGCTTCGCCGTCTCGGAGAAGAGCGACGGGTTCATTATGTAAGCATCTGTTCTCCCAATTACCTTCACGACGCTCACGTGCGCTTTGCCCTTCGCGTCGGCGCGGATGCGATTTGCGAGAAACCCCTCGTTTTAAACCCTTGGAACCTCGACGCTCTGGCGGAACTGGAACAGGAGACGGGAAAGCGGGTGTACACGGTGCTCCAGCTCCGGCTCCATCCGGTGATCCGTGCGTTGAGGGAGCGCTTTGCGCATGCTTCCGCCTCGGACAAAAAGCACGTGGTCAAGCTTGACTACATCACCTCTCGCGGCAACTGGTACTTTCATTCCTGGAAGGGCGAGGAGCGTAAATCCGGCGGCATCGCCACCAACATCGGCATCCACTTCTTCGACATGTTGCTTTGGATTTTTGGTGCCATGAGAAACTACGAGGTGACGGAGTCGAGCGAGAAGCGGATCGCGGGAAACCTGGATCTCGAGAGGGCGGATGTCTCCTGGCGGCTTTCCATCGACAACAAGGATTTGCCCTCCGAAGTGCGCGAAAAAGGAAAGACCACGTTTCGGTCCATTTTGGTCGATGGAGAGGAAGTGGAGTTCACCGAAGGATTTACCGATCTCCACACGGAGGTCTATCGGGATATCCTCGCCGGGGGTGGCTTCGGCCTTGAAGACGCCCGGCCATCCATCGAGCTGGTGTCCTTGCTGAGAAAACAGAAATAGCCAATGACGTCGTGTGGGTGTGATTTTGGAGAATGTCATGAAGTTCTTGAGGCGTCATGAGGTTGTGAAGAGGAGAGGGAAAAGATGACGACTGAGCAAAATTCCATTCAGGGCGCAAGAGTGCTTGTCATCGGCGGTGCCGGTTTCATCGGTTCCCATGTGGTGGACGAACTCCTGAAGGAAGACGTGGCGGAGATCGTGATCTACGACAATTTCAGCCGGGGGACGCAGGACAACATTGCACAGGCCCTCCGGGATCCCCGCGTCAAAGTCTTTGAGCTGGGGGGAGATATCCTTCAGACGGACATTCTCGACGAGGCGGTCAAGGGCAAGGATTACGTTTTCCATCTCGCCGCTCTCTGGTTGCTTCACTGCTACGACTATCCGCGAAGCGCCTTCCACGTCAACATTGAAGGGACGTTCAACGTCCTTGAGGCCTGTGTCCGTCACAGGGTCAAAAAGCTCATCTACTCTTCCTCGGCCTCCGTCTACGGCGATGCCGTCGAACTTCCCATGACCGAGGAACACCCCTACAACAACAAGACCTTCTACGGGGCCACCAAGATTGCCTGCGAACACATGTGCCGCGCCTATTACAACCGTTACGGCCTCGATTACGTCGGGCTTCGGTACATGAACGTCTACGGAGCTCGTCAGGATTACAAAGGAACCTACATCGCCGTTATCATGAAGATGCTCGACCGCCTCGATCAGGGACTTCCGCCTCAGGTCTACGGCGACGGCTCGCAGGCTTACGACTTCATCTACGTCAGCGACGTCGCCCGGGCGAACATCTGCGCCATGAAGTCCCCGGCCACCGACAGAAACTACAACGTCGGTTCCGGTGTCCAGACATCCATCCTCGATCTCACGAAGATGATTCTCAAGGTTACCGGATCGGATCAGCAGATTCAGTACGAGCCCGCCGGCAAGACCTTCGTCACCAACCGGATCGGGGATCCGCGCCTTGCGAAGGAAGAGCTGGGATTCACCTATACCGTGGAGCTCGAGGAGGGCTTGCGCAGACTGATCGAGTGGCGCAGTGCCCACAAGGAGCTCGTCGAACAGCGAAGAAAGAGGGCCTGACCGTGAGGACGACGATGAAAATACCCATCACGAAACCCTATTTCGACGCGGAGGAGAGGGAAAACATTGTAAAGCCTCTCGATACCGGATGGATCGTGCAGGGGCCGTATGTCGCGGAGTTTCAGGATCGTTTCGCCTTCGGTCTCTGCGCCGACCTCGTAAAAATCCACGAGCTCGCCGACCACTACGAGACCACTACGAAATGAAGATGATCGAAGATTGCGCATGCAGCTTTGGTGGATTCCTCGACGGAAGACACTCCGGCACCTTCGGGTATGCCGGGTGCTTTTCCTTCCACCCGCGCAAGGCCATCACCACTGAAGAGGGCGGCATAATGATCACCGACGACGCCGACGTGGCGCGAAGCGTCTCTTCCCTGCGGGATCACGGCGCGTCCAGATCGGATCGGGAGCGGCACGGCCAGAAGGGGAGCTTTTTTCTTCCCGAGTTCAACGTGGTGGGCTATAACTTCCGTATGACCGATTTTCAGGGTGCCCTGGGTGTCTCCCAGATGAAGAAGGCGGAGATGCTTCTCGAAGGACGCCGGGCTGTGGCGGCGTGGTATGACGAGGCGTTGCGCGAATTCCCCTGGCTTGTGCCTCCTCTCGTTCCCGAAGGCTATGTGTCGGGGTATCAGTCCTACGTGTGCCTTTTCGCCTCTCCGGAAGATCTTTCGAGCCTCACCCGGGATCGCATAGACAGTCTCCATGAAAAAAGAAACGCTTTCATGTCGTTTCTCGAGGAACATGGGGTTTCCACGCGCCAGGGAACCCATGCGGTACACACGCTTGGATATTACAGAGACACCTATGGCCTTTCCGACGAAGACTACCCCATGTCCTACGCGGCGGATCGCCTCAGCGTGGCGTTTCCTCTCTATTTCGGAATGACGGACGAGGAATTCGCCTACGTCATCGATGCCATACGGGCGGGAGGACAGCACTGATGTGCGGTATTTCCGGCGTCTTCAACGTGAACGGAAGGCCCGTCTCGCCGGTGACGCTCCGGAAAATGACCGACGCAATGGCGCACCGGGGCCCCGACGGCGAGGGATTCTACATTGACAGTTTTCTAGGGCTGGGTCATCGGAGGCTCGCCATTATCGATCTTTCCCCTCTGGGACACCAGCCCATGACATCGGACTGCGGACAGTTCGTCATCACCTTCAACGGAGAAGT encodes:
- the wecB gene encoding non-hydrolyzing UDP-N-acetylglucosamine 2-epimerase gives rise to the protein MQQRTVVSLVGARPQFIKEALIGKLARERHIWRHVLVHSGQHYDANMSDVFFRQLGIASPDYQLGVGSASHGKQTGDVLVRFEELLVAERPDLVLVYGDTNTTLAGALAAAKLRIPLAHVEAGIRQAPKDMPEEINRVLTDHVSQLLFCCSDAAATNLREENIREGVHVVGDVMFDVFKVMKPLFDRGDILNKNGLVPGGFFLATVHRDFNVDHKEPLEEILSGLRRIARRTSLRCVLPLHPRTARKIEEFSLQPLLESLCVTEPLGYVELMSLLLHAAFVVTDSGGLQKEAWFAGRRSLVLMPDTGWRELISCGWNVLCAPAQEEMERRVLDFLSERVSCPEGVYGYGDAAEKIVVAIKKFLTSVSR
- a CDS encoding SDR family oxidoreductase, coding for MTEEKFHERAGGSPLPYGLPRSVLDDLLASPRYWLVTGAAGFIGSNLVEALLRLSQRVVGLDNFLTGRRRNLEEVLASCGDEAAKRFRFVEGDIRNAAACREACEGVDVVLHHAALGSVPRSLEDPLTSHEVNVDGFVHMLLAARDAKVSRFVYASSSSVYGDHPTLPKVEEAIGKPLSPYALTKRINEDYAAVFSSVFGLSCLGFRYFNVFGPRQDPEGPYAAVIPRWFAALAEGKPVSIYGDGETSRDFCHVDNVVQANLLAGTSSVQGVFNVAVGERVTLNELYEIVRDLVEPVRPDAALLRPLYEPFRPGDVRHSLADVTKAKTLLGYTPVLTVREGLRACAAWYLRRGV
- a CDS encoding nucleotide sugar dehydrogenase, which gives rise to MTYRIGVVGLGYVGIPLAVAFAKKFPVVGYDIDEERIEGLRNGFDRTGEVSPEELRASSLRVTSQPEGLRGCNVLIVTVPTPVDRWNRPDLGPVIRATEAVGSVLSPRSIVVYESTVYPGVTEEICRPLLARVSGLVPGEDFTVGYSPERINPGDRNHRVHTIVKVVSGEDPKTLEAVAEVYGAIVEAGVHACPSIRVAEAAKVIENTQRDLNIALMNELALLFDRMDIRTEDVLRAAGTKWNFLPFRPGLVGGHCIGVDPYYLTFKAEEVGYIPQVILAGRRINDDMGRFVARKTVKLLSRAGYSPREVRVGIFGLTFKENVPDLRNSRVPDIVEELRSFGIASLVADPLVTSAEAEREYGLTLTPLEEMRDLDAVILAVAHDDYRERGSTFFEEILRERKGIFVDVKSLFEPEHFGKDVLYWSL
- a CDS encoding glycosyltransferase, yielding MARRFFFSREMRRRRKEYDVLLVRYVTADPFFAFFLDGTRPCLTVHHTKEIDEIAAGARSFKCCAALAMERFWGSKTLGRVDGIIGVTEEILKYERSRAGCPVPGFVLPNGISLADVPLASDKRGRGPIRIAFVASSFAPWHGLDKVLAVLQDFSEPVMLHLVGAVSEREQNLIARHPRLRSQVLLHGLLDRNALAAVLEECDCTLSSFALERNNMCEATTLKVRESLAAGIPVLSGHRDSAFPEEFPFYRNIEIRDLPEALETVKKWREVPRDRVRSLAAPFIDKKEILRRAYHKLLDLFS
- a CDS encoding winged helix-turn-helix domain-containing protein, with the protein product MLDSLITSKTRIKLLCKFFLNPEARSYLRELSDEFGESTNAVRVELNRLEKAGLLASETEGRTKVFSANTQHTLFPEIHNLVRKTLGIDQLVERVLSRIGNLHMAFITGDYARGVDSGILDLVLVGDIDWNYLQRLVSTAEEILKRKIRILVLRADEVEHMKDSLCLDKALVVWTANGAES